The genome window AAAAGGCAACATGCGTTTCATAATACAAAAGAAAGCCGCAGCAAATGGCAATATCTTTTATGTAATGTCCCTAAGCGATATTTTAAAGACGGGGCAGCTGGCAGCAGGAGCAAAAAAATAGATTGTGAAAGACTATCGACTAAATCAAAAAAACACAACAGCCACCCCCGGTATAAGTTTAGCGCATCGTAACTTAAACCAGATTTAATTCCCGCTGAGGCTTGGTCATTTATTATTTGGCAAATATGCGTCAAGGCTCCAGCGATAACTACCAATGCCGGAAAGCACTAATCCTGCGCCTGTAAATACAAATACAGGGTAGTTAAACGGCGCCCCGATTCCCAAAAATATCGCCATACACAAGCCAAAACACAGGGTAAGAATAGCTGCGCCTAATGCGATTTGTTTGATCTTAAAACCTGCTACCAGGCAGACGCCAAACACTGCCTCTGACAGCGTAGCAACCAGTCCCATGATGTTTGCAATTGGCCGGCCGGCAAACGGGAGCAATGTGTTTGTATAATCAATAAAGTGCTTCCAGTCGCCCCATGATACGCCGGGCGAACCGTTGGGCCCCATCATACCTAACCTGTCCATCACCGGAAGTATAAATCCGATACCCAGGGCTAATCTTAAAACCAATTGGGCAATCCCAGAGGCGTTTTTCATACTATCAATTCTTTTTAAGTTAAGGTAAATTTGCGGGCCATATCTGCAAAAGCACCCTCAAATATAATTCATAAGGTGGATAATTTTCAACTGCTTACTGTTGAAAGATCTCCGGGTATTTAATTGTGGTTTGCGGAATTTCTTGGCATGTTATAAATTTCTGTCGCATCCCTGGTAAACGGCGCAGGTTCCACCGGTAATGTTTACAAAAAATGAAGCTAACGCCATGGTCAAAAGTCTTGTGCGTTTCTGAACAATCATAAAAGAAATAACAAAGTTCAATTTCAAAATAAAATTCATTTTTTGTCATTTTTAAAACGCTCATTCGTAAATTTATTCGCCTTTCCTAAGGTTAGTATAACATTATGTCAAAAAGAATTGATACTTCTTTACAAAAAAATAAGGATGGGGTGGGCGGCTCAGAACCAACCAATGAGCGTGGAAAAGCTAAGAAATACGACTTGCAATACCGTGTGCTGTTTGACAAGAGCCCGTTGCCAATGCTTATATATGAGTTATCCAGCTATAAAATACTTGACGTAAATGAAATAGCCATTTTACATTATGGATATAGCAGGGCCGAATTTTTAAGCATGACCATACATGATTATAGGCCAAAAAAAGATATTGAAGAGATTAATAAGATACTTAAAGAGCTTGTTGATAAAGATAGGGCATACCAGTTTGGGGTGTATGAGCATTTGAAAAAAGATAACACGATTATTAAAGCCGAGGTTTCGGGCTACGCAATCAATTATGCCGGCAAGGACTGCATGATGGTTGTGTGTAACGATGTTACCGAAAAGGAAGCTGGTTTACAGAAGATAAAAGATAACGAACAAAAGCTGTTACATAGCCAACAGCAGTTGTCTCTTATCTATAACAATGTTAAAGATGTAATTTTTGTGATTAGCGTCGAAGCAGACGATCGTTTTAAATTTATGTCTGTCAATAAAGCGTTTACTGATATCACAGGTATTCAGGAAAGCGAAGTTACAGGAAAATATATTGAATATATTATTCCCGAACCATCGTTAACCCTAGCGGTGTCTAAGTATAAACAAGCAATAAGTAGTAAAGAAAAGGTTACATGGACCGAAACTACATCATACCCTACAGGCACTAAAATTGGGGAAGTAACTGTTACACCCATTTTAAACCAATATGATAATTGTGTACAGTTGATAGGGTCGGTTCATGATATTACCGAATTGAAAAATGAAGAACGGCAGCTAAAATTGTTGGAATCGGTAATTACCAATACCAACGATTCGGTTTTGATAACCGAAGCTGAGCCAGTTGATGAGCCGGGGCCACGTATCATATACGTGAATAACGCATTTACTAAAATGACAGGATATACAGCCACCGAGGTTGTGGGTAAATCGCCAAGAATTCTGCAGGGGCCAAAAAGTGATCGGGCTGAGCTGGCCCGGCTTGGCGAGGCGATGCGTAAATGGCAATCGTGCGAGATCACAATTATCAATTATAAAAAGAGTGGTGAGGAATTTTGGATAAATATTTCTGTTACACCCATAGCAAACGAAAACGGGTGGTTTACCCAGTGGATTGCTATTGAGCGGGATGTTACAGAACAAAAATTAGCAGAACAAAAATTAACCAGCTCTTACAAAGAAAGAAATGACATACTGGAAAGCATTGGCGATGGTTTTTTTGCGATAGACAAAAATTGGGTAGTAAACTATTGGAATAAAAAGGCGGAAATTATTCTGAATAAGCCCCGCGAAGAAATTATTGGCCGGGACCTGAGAGAAATATATCCCGATTTACCAGGACGGGCTACTTATGTGTATTACAAAAGGGCGTTTAGAGAAAAAACTGTACAATCATTTGAAACGTTAAGCCCGGCTGTAAACAGATGGTTTGATGTAACGGTTTACCCATCTAAAAACGGCTTGTCGGTATATTTTAAGGACATTACCGAGCGGCTGATTCATTCCAAAGCTATAGAGGAGCAAAATGAAAAATTAAGGGCAGTAGCATGGAAGCAATCGCACCTAGCGCGGCCTCATGTTGCTAATATATTGGGGTTAATGAATGTTTTAAAAAATGAAGTATTAACCGAGTCGGAAAAAGATGAGCTGTTAAATTATTTGCTAACTGCGGCTATTAAGTTAGATGCCATAATATTAGAGATCGTTGAAAATGCTGAGGAAATAAAGCCTAAGCAGTTATGATGAAATGATAGTCAGCAAAGCCGTATAAATTTACACGTTCTTACAGTTCAGCCGCTTACTGCTGAAAAATCTCCGGATATTTCCTGATGAAGTACACCGGTGTACAACTCCAGGCGTGGCAATAACTGTTAACCGGGAAAAAGTTATAGGGGGATTTAAACTCGTCGGCTGGATCATACACTTCCCAAAACGCATCCGCACCTTTTTTTACCATGCCACCCCAATAGTCAATTAGCGCTGCTTTTGCTTCGGCTTTTAAACCGCTTTCAATCAGCGCCGCAATATAATAATGGTACATATAGGGCGCTCCGGGACGCACCGCGTCTATAAAGGTTGGTAATACTTTTAAAGCCTTTTGCGCCTCAGCTTTCGATGCTACGCCGCTCAGGATCATCCACGCTTGTCCGCCGTAGGATACTTGCCTGTTTGGGCCACTCACAAACAGCCCGGTTGCTTTGTCGTACAGGTTTTTATGGGCAGCTTCCTTTAATTTTTTTGCCATCGCAGGAATCTCTGCCACCTCATTTTCCTTACCCAATAATTTGGCCAACGCATAAGTTTGGTTAAGGGTGTAAATAGTGATGCCCTGTAACGGCGCCTGTTTATCCAGCCCGTCCTTCCAGTCAAAAAACACCCACCACTCCTTTCCGGCTTTTACATAGTCCATCATGCCATCGGCACCGGCGTACATTTTGGCAATGTCGAGCTGTTTTTTAGCGACTGGCCACAGGTCGAGCCCGGTCTGTTTGTCGCCGGTTGCGGCAACATATTCCTTAAGGGCCACATTGAACAGGAAGCAATAATCCAATAAGTGAGTTTTTTGCGGATGCGGTTCGGGCAGTTCAAATACATCGGCGTTAAGGATGCCGTCTTCGTTGGACAGGCCGGCCAATAAATACAAACAGCGCTTTGTCAGCCCATCGTTTTTAAAGGAATACAAGTTAGCCAGCGACTCCAAATACGTGTCGCCAATCCATAAGCGGCGGTCGCGCTTGGGGCCGTCCTCATAAACGGTTTGCATGCACTCTTTAAGTGTGGCCAGGCCAACGCGGTCAATATCTTTTATGATGGGCGAGGTTGTTGCTGACAGCTCCGGCGGCGTTGCCGTAGCCGAGGTATATGCCTTAAATTGCAGATCTGTAAACCCCAACCCGTAACCGCCCGAGCCCAGCCATTCGATCTTTACATACCTGAACGCTACCCTCCGTTGAATAGTGATGGTTGCCGGCAAAACTGAAACAGTAACCGTTTCATCCTGCAGCCAGGCGCGGCTTAAGCCACCGGGATACGGGTCGAAAGGAGTCGCCAGTTCAGCAGGCACCTCGCCGAATGTGAGCTTTAAGCGCAGCGGCGCATCCATATCGCCCTGCAGGGTTTTTAGGGTAAAAGTACAGTAGCCCGTCAGGTGCTCGCCAAAATCGACTATCATGCCGGTGTTTTTTTGACTAATGGGCGTGTTGTAAAATTGTTCAACACCTCCCGCAGGCACCATTTTCCAGCCTTGGAATGCTGCGGCATCCTTTTCCAGCTTAACCATGCCGGCGGGATGTTTGATGGTTTCCGTTAATACCGGCTTATATCGCGCTGCCTTTTTGAGCCAGGATTGCCGTTGAGCTGCGTAAATGTCCTGGGCATTTGTTTGCGTGGCAAGGGCGATAAAGCCGGTTAATAGCAGGGATGTGTAAATGCGGGATCTGGTTAATGTCATGAGGTTGATGTGTATTGGTGGCTGGCAAGGCAATATACGAAGATTTGGGGTTGAGGCAGGTTGTTTTTGCAGCGCCAAACTTCATTTATTAGTGTCAAACGTACAATTTTAGTTAAACGACTACAGTTTAGTCCATTAAACTAAGCATAGTCATTTTTAAATATAGCTTACATTTTTCACCCAATTATAAATTATATTTTGTTTAAATTAAATTATTCCCTTAAAGAATACGTCCTGATATCAACCAGCAGGCGTTGTGACAGCAAAAGGGGACGTGTAAACCCAGATGTAAATAGGATTGGCAACAACTGTAAATTCAATGAAGGCACCCGCTTTGTAATGGATAGGATTCACCAGGAGGCTAAACCTTCAAAAATTCACCGTTCTTTAAATCATTAAATCATGAGTAAAAATCGCCATTTAATTGAAAACAGCATCCAGGGATTTCATGCCCGGAGCAATTTTAAAGTACTGGTTCCCGTTTGTTCTATCGTATTGCTGCTTTTTGTGCTTACAACAGCGTGTAATA of Mucilaginibacter xinganensis contains these proteins:
- a CDS encoding DoxX family protein, translating into MKNASGIAQLVLRLALGIGFILPVMDRLGMMGPNGSPGVSWGDWKHFIDYTNTLLPFAGRPIANIMGLVATLSEAVFGVCLVAGFKIKQIALGAAILTLCFGLCMAIFLGIGAPFNYPVFVFTGAGLVLSGIGSYRWSLDAYLPNNK
- a CDS encoding alpha-L-rhamnosidase-related protein gives rise to the protein MTLTRSRIYTSLLLTGFIALATQTNAQDIYAAQRQSWLKKAARYKPVLTETIKHPAGMVKLEKDAAAFQGWKMVPAGGVEQFYNTPISQKNTGMIVDFGEHLTGYCTFTLKTLQGDMDAPLRLKLTFGEVPAELATPFDPYPGGLSRAWLQDETVTVSVLPATITIQRRVAFRYVKIEWLGSGGYGLGFTDLQFKAYTSATATPPELSATTSPIIKDIDRVGLATLKECMQTVYEDGPKRDRRLWIGDTYLESLANLYSFKNDGLTKRCLYLLAGLSNEDGILNADVFELPEPHPQKTHLLDYCFLFNVALKEYVAATGDKQTGLDLWPVAKKQLDIAKMYAGADGMMDYVKAGKEWWVFFDWKDGLDKQAPLQGITIYTLNQTYALAKLLGKENEVAEIPAMAKKLKEAAHKNLYDKATGLFVSGPNRQVSYGGQAWMILSGVASKAEAQKALKVLPTFIDAVRPGAPYMYHYYIAALIESGLKAEAKAALIDYWGGMVKKGADAFWEVYDPADEFKSPYNFFPVNSYCHAWSCTPVYFIRKYPEIFQQ
- a CDS encoding PAS domain-containing protein → MSKRIDTSLQKNKDGVGGSEPTNERGKAKKYDLQYRVLFDKSPLPMLIYELSSYKILDVNEIAILHYGYSRAEFLSMTIHDYRPKKDIEEINKILKELVDKDRAYQFGVYEHLKKDNTIIKAEVSGYAINYAGKDCMMVVCNDVTEKEAGLQKIKDNEQKLLHSQQQLSLIYNNVKDVIFVISVEADDRFKFMSVNKAFTDITGIQESEVTGKYIEYIIPEPSLTLAVSKYKQAISSKEKVTWTETTSYPTGTKIGEVTVTPILNQYDNCVQLIGSVHDITELKNEERQLKLLESVITNTNDSVLITEAEPVDEPGPRIIYVNNAFTKMTGYTATEVVGKSPRILQGPKSDRAELARLGEAMRKWQSCEITIINYKKSGEEFWINISVTPIANENGWFTQWIAIERDVTEQKLAEQKLTSSYKERNDILESIGDGFFAIDKNWVVNYWNKKAEIILNKPREEIIGRDLREIYPDLPGRATYVYYKRAFREKTVQSFETLSPAVNRWFDVTVYPSKNGLSVYFKDITERLIHSKAIEEQNEKLRAVAWKQSHLARPHVANILGLMNVLKNEVLTESEKDELLNYLLTAAIKLDAIILEIVENAEEIKPKQL